Proteins encoded within one genomic window of Rhinoderma darwinii isolate aRhiDar2 chromosome 5, aRhiDar2.hap1, whole genome shotgun sequence:
- the LOC142652121 gene encoding cilia- and flagella-associated protein 69-like: MELLEEQQRYAAIKANVRQREKAQISWDDFVARTSNYEALKKAKQLKEDILEISRPEYMPQKGIYHATEVYDPNTTVSCCRVFHVQSTPSNLTGGPLADTYLVRKRLPIQGGALQKIRGRKSLK, translated from the exons ATGGAGCTCCTGGAAGAACAACAACGATATGCAGCG ATAAAAGCAAATGTCAGACAGCGGGAAAAAGCCCAAATATCCTGGGATGATTTTGTAGCCAGAACATCAAATTATGAAGCCCTAAAG AAAGCAAAACAACTCAAAGAAGACATCCTAGAGATCTCCAGACCTGAATACATGCCTCAGAAGGGTATTTACCATGCCACAGAGGTCTACGACCCCAATACAACA GTGTCGTGTTGCCGGGTTTTTCACGTGCAGAGCACACCATCTAACCTTACAGGAGGTCCTCTAGCTGACACCTACCTCGTCCGTAAGAGGCTTCCAATACAAGGAGGAGCCCTGCAGAAAATCAGGGGTCGAAAATCTTTAAAATAA